CAGCCGCGACAAGCTGCGTTCGATGCAGATCCTCGCCAAGCATGGCCTGGGCTTGCCCCTGACCGCTTTCGCCCACGACCCGAAGCAGACCGAGGAAGTCATCCGCTCGGTGAAGGGGCCGCCGGTTGTGATCAAGCTGCTCGAGGGAACACAGGGTATCGGCGTCGTCCTGGCCGAAACGGAAGCGAGCGCCAAATCGGTGATCGAGGCGTTTCGCGGTGCCAACGTCAACATCCTGGTGCAGGAATTCATCAAGGAAGCCGGCGGTACGGACATTCGCGCGCTGGTGATCGGCGGCAAGGTCGTGGCCGCGATGCAGCGCACCGGGGCCCCCGATGATTTCCGCAGCAATCTGCACCGCGGCGGCAGTGCCAAACTGATCAAGATCACTCCCGAAGAACGCTCCACCGCCGTGCGCGCGGCGCGCAAGATGGGCCTCAACGTCTGCGGCGTGGACATGCTGCGCAGCAACCACGGCCCGGTGATCATGGAAGTCAATTCCTCGCCCGGCCTCGAAGGGATCGAGGCGGCGACCGGCAAGGATATCGCCGGCATGATCATCGATTTCGTCACGGTCAACGCCAAGGCGTGGAAGACGAAGACCAAGGGGAAGGGATGACGGCTCTAGGCTATTTCGGTCAGTTAGTACCTGACGAGTTTATGGGTGTTTCCGGGAGTGTCTACTACTCGGGCGAGATAGCTTTTAGCGAAACCAAGCCAGTCTACCTTCTCGGCCTGAATCCCGGCGGGTCCCCGGTGAAACAGGCTGCAGAAACCGTGGGGCGGCAACTCGAAACCTGTTCCCAACCAGCGCGCAGACTGTGGTCTGCATACGCCGATGAAGAGTGGCTCGGCAAGGCTGCCGGAACCCATGGGATGCAGCCTCGCGTTCTACATTTGTGTGATAAACTGGGGTTGGACCCACGTAGAACCCCTGCCAGCAACCTGATTTTCGTGAGATCGGCGAGAGGAGCTGACCTTGGATCATCCCGACGTGACTTGATCGATAGGTGCTGGCCTTTTCACGACGCTGTCATTCGGACCCTGAATATCAAGATGGTTGTCTGTTTTGGCAGACTCGTAGGTCAGGAGGTTCGAAACCGCCTAGGAGCTCATTGGGAGCTAGCCACGTTTACAGAAGAGAACCGGCGACGCTGGCGCTCGACGATCCACGCCTCAGAGCGTGGCACATACGTGGCCTCCCTGACGCACCCCAGTGTCGCGGCATGGAATGTTCCGGCGACGGATCCTACGCCGATGGTTGCGAGCTATTTGAAGCAATTCACCGAAACGGCGGTTCGTTGAAAGCCCTCAGCTTGCGGGAGTGCAGGCGGCTGCCTTCCTCGCGCAGCAATCGGCAGGTTGTGACGCCGATCTGCATGTGCGCGGCGATTGCTTCTTCGTAGAACTTGTTCGCCTGCCCCGGCAGCTTGATTTCGCCGTGGAGCGGCTTGTCGGACACGCAGAGCAGCGTTCCGTAGGGGACGCGGAAGCGATAGCCCTGCGCGGCGATGGTGGCGCTTTCCATGTCGATCCCGACCGCACGGCTGAGCGAGAGGCGGCGGGCGGACTGGCTGTAGCGCAGTTCCCAGTTGCGATCGTCGGTGGTGACCACGGTGCCGGTGCGCATCCGCCGCTTCAGATTGGCGCCGTGGGTGCCGCTGACATCTTCCGCCGCCTTGGCCAGCGCCTGCTGCACTTCGGCAATCGCCGGCAGGGGAATTTCAGGTGGGAGCACCGGGTCGAGCACGTGGTCGTCGCGCAAGTAGGCATGGGCGAGCACGTAATCGCCGATTTTCTGGCTGGGGCGCAGGCCGCCGCAGTGGCCGATCATCAGCCATGCCTCGGGCCGCAGCACGGCAAGGTGGTCGCAGATCGTCTTCGCGTTGGACGGGCCGACGCCGATGTTGACCAGGGTGATCCCGCCGCGGTTCTTGCCGATCAGGTGGTAGGCCGGCATCTGGTGGCGACGCCAGGCGGTGTCCGACAGTTCGGCGCGGGCGTTCTCGCGCGGGGTGTCGAGATAGAGGCCGCCGGCTCCGGCGAGCGCGGTGCAGTCGTCGCTGCCCAGTTGCGCGCCGGCCCAGTCCACGAATTCATCGACGTAGCGGTGATAGTTGGTGAACAGGATGAAGCGCTGGAAGTGCGCCGGATCGGTGCCGGTATAGTGCGCCAGCCGGGCGAGGCTGAAATCGGTCCGCAGCCCGTCGAACAGCGACAGCGGGAACGGGTCGCCCGGCGCGCCCAGTTCGTACCCGTCGGCAATCTCGTCGCCGATATCGGCCAGCTCGGTCGCGGGGAAATGGCGTGCCAGCTCGTTCGGGCTGATGCCCGCCAGTTCGGCCCCGGCGTCCCCGTCGAGCACGTAGGGGAAGGGGATTTCCTGCCGCGACTGGGCGACTTCGCAATCCACGTCGTATTCGCTCGCGATCAGGCGGAGCTGTTCCGTCAGATAATCGGCGAACAGGCGGGGGCGGGTCACGGTCGTGGCGTAGATGCCGGGCGCGTTGAGCCTGCCGTAGGCGCGGCTGCTGTCGGCGGGGCGGGTGCCGCCCCTGAAGCGCAGCCGAATTTCCGGGTAGGCATAGCTGCCATCGCTGCGCTTTTCCGGCTTGGGCAACGTGCCTTCGCGCGCGAAAGCAACGATGTCGGTGCGCAGGCGTTCGACCGACTCGTCGTAGAGCCGGATCAGGTCTTCGATAATTTTCTCAGGTGATTCCATCGGCGGCAGATAGCGCCGCTCGCGTGACATTTCAAAGTCCCGCTATATTGCGGCCAAAGAAAAAGGGCGCGAACCCCGTGTGAGGCCGCGCCCTTTTTGTGTTTCTTTCGAACGGGATCGCAGCGATCTCGCCCGGCCGTGCAAGCCAATCAGCTTTCGCTGGTGTCTTCTTCGGCTTCGGCAGAATCGTCTTCTGCATCCGACTGATCGAGCATGTCCGCCGGGATTTCACCGGGTTCGAGCGTGGGATCGACGGCATTGGCCTGGGCCATTTCCTCGATTTCCTTCTGCTCGTCTTCGAACATCTGCGCGAGCACGTCGATGCCCTGGCTCTGCAGCTCGGCTTCGTCTTCCGAACGGGCGACGTTGGCCTTCACCGTCACGTGAACTTCGGGATGCAGCGCGATGGTGACATCGTGCATACCGATGGTCTTGATCGGGTGGCCCATGACGACCTGGCGCTTGTCGATCTCGTGACCCTTGTCAGCAAGGCCCATGACGATGTCACGCACATTGACCGAGCCGTAAAGCTGGCCGGCGTTCGACGAAGCGCGGATCAGAACGATCTCGACACCGTCGATCTTTTCGCCCTGCTTTTCGGATTCGCCGCGACGTTCCGCGTTT
The nucleotide sequence above comes from Pelagerythrobacter marensis. Encoded proteins:
- the rimK gene encoding 30S ribosomal protein S6--L-glutamate ligase gives rise to the protein MKIAMLARNAELYSHRRLVEAAEERGHTLDILNTLRCTVHIASHRPTVSYNGETVSGYDAVIPRIGASITNYGLAILRQFEMAGVWPLNESVAIGRSRDKLRSMQILAKHGLGLPLTAFAHDPKQTEEVIRSVKGPPVVIKLLEGTQGIGVVLAETEASAKSVIEAFRGANVNILVQEFIKEAGGTDIRALVIGGKVVAAMQRTGAPDDFRSNLHRGGSAKLIKITPEERSTAVRAARKMGLNVCGVDMLRSNHGPVIMEVNSSPGLEGIEAATGKDIAGMIIDFVTVNAKAWKTKTKGKG
- a CDS encoding AMP nucleosidase, whose protein sequence is MESPEKIIEDLIRLYDESVERLRTDIVAFAREGTLPKPEKRSDGSYAYPEIRLRFRGGTRPADSSRAYGRLNAPGIYATTVTRPRLFADYLTEQLRLIASEYDVDCEVAQSRQEIPFPYVLDGDAGAELAGISPNELARHFPATELADIGDEIADGYELGAPGDPFPLSLFDGLRTDFSLARLAHYTGTDPAHFQRFILFTNYHRYVDEFVDWAGAQLGSDDCTALAGAGGLYLDTPRENARAELSDTAWRRHQMPAYHLIGKNRGGITLVNIGVGPSNAKTICDHLAVLRPEAWLMIGHCGGLRPSQKIGDYVLAHAYLRDDHVLDPVLPPEIPLPAIAEVQQALAKAAEDVSGTHGANLKRRMRTGTVVTTDDRNWELRYSQSARRLSLSRAVGIDMESATIAAQGYRFRVPYGTLLCVSDKPLHGEIKLPGQANKFYEEAIAAHMQIGVTTCRLLREEGSRLHSRKLRAFNEPPFR
- the rplI gene encoding 50S ribosomal protein L9 — its product is MDIILLERIGNLGSIGDVVSVKDGYARNFLLPQKKALRANEANRKVFEANRERLEKENAERRGESEKQGEKIDGVEIVLIRASSNAGQLYGSVNVRDIVMGLADKGHEIDKRQVVMGHPIKTIGMHDVTIALHPEVHVTVKANVARSEDEAELQSQGIDVLAQMFEDEQKEIEEMAQANAVDPTLEPGEIPADMLDQSDAEDDSAEAEEDTSES